In Thermococcus sp., the sequence GCTGGAAGAAAGCGGTTCTCGCCCCTAGGATGGTTTGAGTTCAACACGTTGATGAGCTTTGGAACTGTTCTGATGTTCTCTGCAATTGTCCTATACAACGCCGGGGAACTCTCTTCGCGAGCAGTGTCCTACTCGGTTTGGCTTTTCTTGGCCCTTGCCTTCATAGGAACGTACAGACTCCTCACGGTGAGGGGGAATGAACGAGTATGAGCTCCTCAAAATCCTCTGGGCAGTCTTTCTCGGGGTCTTTCTTGCAATAGCTGGACTGCTAACGTTTAAAGCTAAGGACGAGCCGGGAATCGGTTTCAGGATAGGATACACCTACCTCTCGGAGCGCGCAGGGAGAAAAGCAAACCGCGTCTCTGGAATAGGAACGATAATAACTGGTCTCCTCCTCGTGGTTCTCTCCCCATTCCTCCCGATGAACTGGTTGATGTTCCTCCTGTTCATTTGCCTCGGAACAACGGTGGTCCTCGCTTACCTGGTGGCAAAGCGCGAGTACGAGCTGGAGGAATCCCTCAAGGAAGCGCCGGAGAAACCCGGAAGAAAGATAGAGCCTCCACGGGTTGGGAAACACATCGCCCTCCAATCGGTCTTCACAAGTCTCTCATTCGCCTTAATCCTCACAGGAGAACTCCAGGGGGATTCCGGATTTGTCCTAATCGTCCTCGCCCAGTCCTTTCTCCTCGCGCTGACGGTTCTCACCTCCCGACCCCTCGTCTTCCAGCTGGCACCGAAGTTCAGGGGAGAGATGGCGCTCGGCTTCGCAAGAGCGATGACGGTCATCTCGGCGATGATGAC encodes:
- a CDS encoding SdpI family protein is translated as MNEYELLKILWAVFLGVFLAIAGLLTFKAKDEPGIGFRIGYTYLSERAGRKANRVSGIGTIITGLLLVVLSPFLPMNWLMFLLFICLGTTVVLAYLVAKREYELEESLKEAPEKPGRKIEPPRVGKHIALQSVFTSLSFALILTGELQGDSGFVLIVLAQSFLLALTVLTSRPLVFQLAPKFRGEMALGFARAMTVISAMMTLQLAVVALKPNASPLVGILLLLVSLGAVFYAAFIALTSTYEEGYY